In the genome of Croceimicrobium hydrocarbonivorans, one region contains:
- a CDS encoding D-alanine--D-alanine ligase, with amino-acid sequence MKTIGVLMGGYSGEYDVSMASGNVVYQNLQNQGFELFRVELKKNQWEALDDEGNRYPIITDDFSFMLQDRRVSFDAVFNAIHGHPGEDGPLAGYFDMLGLAYTSSGQFASALTFNKAECNILLDRYGFKVAKSVFLHAEPNISEAEIIDRLGLPCFVKPCRSGSSIGVSKVKTAAELGPAIAKAKSIDTKVLIEAMVPGLELACGVSDHSGEAQALAVTHIKPAGEFFDYESKYSGQSEETTPAQIPAEVYEKVMRQSEAAYRLLELKGLSRVDYILDANNEPVLIEVNTVPGFSAESLLPKQALYAGISLPELFRACVEKTLS; translated from the coding sequence ATGAAAACCATTGGCGTATTGATGGGTGGCTACTCGGGCGAATACGATGTTTCGATGGCCTCCGGTAATGTGGTATACCAAAATCTGCAAAATCAAGGTTTTGAGTTATTCCGCGTTGAACTGAAGAAAAACCAATGGGAAGCTTTGGATGATGAGGGAAATCGCTATCCAATAATCACGGATGATTTCAGCTTTATGCTTCAGGATCGCCGCGTGAGCTTTGATGCTGTTTTTAATGCCATTCATGGTCACCCTGGTGAAGATGGACCATTAGCTGGCTATTTTGATATGTTGGGATTAGCCTATACCAGCTCAGGACAGTTTGCCAGTGCCCTAACTTTTAATAAGGCGGAATGTAATATTCTCCTCGATCGCTATGGCTTTAAGGTGGCGAAGAGCGTTTTTTTGCACGCCGAACCCAATATTAGCGAAGCTGAAATTATTGACAGACTGGGACTCCCCTGCTTTGTAAAGCCCTGCCGTAGTGGTTCCTCCATCGGCGTAAGCAAGGTAAAAACGGCCGCAGAATTAGGTCCGGCCATTGCCAAAGCTAAATCCATCGACACTAAGGTTTTAATTGAAGCCATGGTACCAGGACTAGAATTGGCCTGCGGTGTTAGCGATCATTCCGGTGAAGCTCAAGCCCTGGCGGTAACTCATATTAAACCTGCTGGTGAATTCTTTGATTACGAATCTAAATACAGCGGACAGTCTGAAGAAACCACTCCCGCTCAAATTCCGGCGGAGGTCTACGAAAAAGTAATGCGACAATCAGAGGCGGCCTACCGACTTTTAGAATTAAAAGGTTTGTCGCGGGTAGACTATATCCTAGATGCCAACAATGAGCCCGTACTTATCGAAGTAAATACCGTTCCTGGTTTTAGTGCAGAAAGCCTATTACCGAAGCAAGCCTTATATGCGGGTATTTCCTTGCCAGAGCTCTTCCGCGCCTGCGTAGAAAAAACCCTATCTTAG
- the coaD gene encoding pantetheine-phosphate adenylyltransferase, producing MKIAVFPGSFDPITLGHVDIVKRALPLFDKIIVAVGRNANKAYMFPEEQRIAWIKDTFKDESKIEVGQYSGLTTRYCTEVGAQFILRGLRNPADFEFEKAIAQTNRKLKNDLDTVFLLTASGLSSISSSIVRDVIRNQGDYSQFVPAAVRVPN from the coding sequence ATGAAGATTGCAGTATTCCCCGGTTCTTTTGATCCCATCACCCTTGGGCATGTGGATATCGTAAAACGAGCCCTTCCTCTATTTGACAAGATTATTGTGGCGGTTGGCCGAAATGCCAATAAGGCTTATATGTTCCCTGAAGAACAGCGTATCGCTTGGATAAAAGACACCTTTAAGGATGAGTCCAAAATTGAAGTGGGACAATACAGCGGTTTAACAACTCGCTATTGTACCGAAGTTGGCGCGCAATTTATTCTGAGGGGACTGCGCAATCCAGCTGACTTTGAATTCGAAAAGGCAATCGCCCAAACCAATCGAAAATTAAAGAATGACCTGGATACAGTTTTCCTTTTAACGGCCAGCGGATTGTCATCGATTAGCAGCAGCATTGTAAGGGATGTAATTCGTAATCAGGGCGATTACAGCCAATTTGTTCCAGCAGCGGTAAGAGTTCCTAATTAG
- a CDS encoding NUDIX hydrolase, with the protein MYKVFIKDSLLIIGDQSREKAIDYLGEAQLMNLVRTRLESPAEPVYVFARNLKEVWASFKKNFKIIEAAGGAVLNPDQDLLMIYRLGKWDLPKGKIEFGEPKELAALREVEEETGVPRPEITGILPTTYHIYPLDDRLILKRTYWFAMRIAKGFDFLVPQLEEDILDASWCDPQQILENRKNTYGNIGLVLDALQEDIS; encoded by the coding sequence ATGTATAAAGTTTTCATCAAGGATTCCCTTCTAATTATCGGTGATCAAAGCCGCGAAAAGGCAATCGACTACCTGGGAGAGGCCCAACTGATGAACCTGGTACGCACAAGGCTCGAAAGCCCCGCAGAACCAGTTTATGTCTTTGCTCGAAACCTAAAGGAGGTATGGGCTAGTTTTAAAAAGAATTTTAAAATTATTGAAGCTGCCGGAGGCGCGGTTTTAAACCCGGATCAAGATCTATTAATGATCTATCGTCTGGGGAAATGGGATTTACCCAAAGGTAAAATCGAGTTTGGAGAGCCCAAAGAATTAGCGGCTTTACGCGAAGTTGAAGAAGAAACAGGGGTGCCACGTCCGGAGATCACCGGCATTTTACCCACCACCTATCATATTTATCCTCTAGATGATCGATTGATCTTGAAGCGCACCTATTGGTTTGCTATGCGCATTGCCAAGGGCTTCGATTTCTTAGTACCCCAATTGGAAGAGGATATTTTGGATGCCAGCTGGTGTGATCCCCAACAAATTTTAGAAAACCGTAAAAACACCTACGGTAATATAGGCTTGGTGCTGGATGCTTTACAGGAAGATATTTCCTAA
- the pyrE gene encoding orotate phosphoribosyltransferase: MILDPRTAHETAEKLMQIKAIKLQPKAPFTWASGWKSPIYCDNRITLSYPDLRNFLKTALADALKKLYPDAEVIAGVATGAIAMGALVADELGLPFVYVRPEPKKHGRQNQIEGELPANSKVVVVEDLISTGGSSLKVVDVLRESGAEVMGMLALFTYAFRLAEENFDKAQLALHTLSDYPHLLEALQQSGDLDKETFETLISWREDPSSWQA, encoded by the coding sequence ATGATTTTAGACCCTCGTACCGCGCATGAGACGGCCGAAAAGCTCATGCAAATTAAGGCAATTAAACTGCAACCCAAAGCCCCTTTTACCTGGGCTAGTGGATGGAAATCTCCTATCTATTGTGATAATCGTATCACCCTGAGTTATCCCGACTTACGGAATTTCTTAAAGACCGCTTTGGCGGATGCTCTTAAGAAATTGTATCCCGATGCCGAGGTAATTGCCGGTGTGGCAACCGGTGCAATCGCCATGGGCGCCTTAGTGGCAGATGAATTAGGACTTCCCTTCGTATATGTTCGCCCGGAGCCTAAAAAGCACGGCCGTCAAAATCAAATTGAAGGAGAATTACCGGCCAATTCCAAAGTGGTGGTAGTTGAGGATTTAATTTCTACCGGCGGCAGTAGCTTAAAAGTGGTGGATGTGTTACGCGAGTCTGGAGCAGAAGTAATGGGTATGTTGGCCTTGTTTACCTATGCCTTCCGTTTGGCGGAAGAGAACTTTGATAAGGCCCAATTAGCTTTACACACCTTAAGCGACTACCCGCACCTTTTGGAAGCCCTGCAACAAAGTGGCGACCTCGATAAAGAAACATTTGAAACCCTCATCAGCTGGCGTGAAGATCCCAGCTCTTGGCAAGCATAA
- a CDS encoding SRPBCC family protein, with translation MRIESKEVQISKSPAEFFELMSDLKNMKLVMPASVERFESDAETFVFGLKGMPDVRLLIDEVNPPGLLKFKAASSKLDFTLSTILEENEAGAKVKYLFEGNFNPMMKMMVERPLTRFIEDLSASTAEL, from the coding sequence ATGAGAATAGAATCTAAAGAAGTTCAGATTTCGAAAAGTCCCGCAGAATTTTTCGAACTGATGTCGGATTTAAAGAATATGAAATTAGTAATGCCTGCTTCGGTAGAGCGTTTCGAATCGGATGCCGAAACCTTTGTTTTTGGTTTAAAAGGTATGCCAGACGTTCGTTTGTTGATCGATGAGGTTAATCCTCCAGGATTACTGAAATTTAAAGCAGCAAGCTCTAAATTAGACTTTACTCTAAGTACCATCCTCGAAGAAAACGAAGCTGGCGCCAAGGTGAAATATCTTTTTGAAGGCAATTTTAATCCGATGATGAAAATGATGGTGGAGCGTCCATTAACTCGTTTCATCGAAGATTTAAGTGCCAGTACCGCTGAGCTTTAG
- a CDS encoding biotin--[acetyl-CoA-carboxylase] ligase, whose protein sequence is MNTELVGRDYKILPEVTSTNTAVKELNQEQELPEGFCLLSDYQTSGRGQYGKQWDSEPGQNLLMSLLLRPVFLSASESYRLTMSVCLALHDLGLELGFDSYIKWPNDWFYGEQKIAGVLAESSLRGSRMENCIVGIGINVRQKKFPHPLATSLSTIIGQELEVQDVFEKLAVHLDNRYQQLRFGQYQGQHREFESILYGRDQWVPVLRDGQKLHLRCEGVNPGGELKVSWQDGRQETLQHQSVRFVF, encoded by the coding sequence ATGAATACAGAATTGGTGGGCAGAGATTATAAAATTCTCCCTGAAGTGACTAGCACCAATACCGCAGTCAAAGAACTAAATCAAGAGCAAGAGCTACCTGAGGGTTTTTGCCTCCTTAGCGATTACCAAACTTCGGGCCGGGGACAATATGGCAAGCAATGGGATTCTGAGCCCGGTCAAAACTTGTTAATGAGCCTGTTGCTACGTCCGGTTTTTCTGTCAGCCTCCGAATCTTATCGCTTAACTATGTCAGTTTGTCTTGCCTTGCATGATCTGGGATTGGAGCTTGGCTTTGATTCTTATATCAAATGGCCAAATGATTGGTTCTATGGAGAACAGAAAATAGCTGGAGTCTTAGCCGAATCTTCACTGCGGGGATCCCGGATGGAAAACTGCATTGTGGGAATTGGCATTAATGTGCGACAAAAGAAGTTTCCACATCCTCTGGCCACCAGCCTCAGTACGATTATCGGGCAAGAATTAGAGGTTCAGGATGTATTTGAAAAATTGGCTGTTCACCTGGATAATCGCTATCAGCAATTGCGATTTGGGCAATACCAAGGTCAGCATCGCGAATTTGAATCCATTCTCTATGGCAGAGATCAATGGGTTCCGGTGCTTCGCGATGGCCAAAAATTACACTTGCGTTGTGAAGGAGTAAATCCCGGAGGCGAGCTAAAGGTTAGCTGGCAAGATGGTCGCCAGGAAACCTTACAGCATCAAAGTGTTCGCTTCGTCTTTTAA
- the rsfS gene encoding ribosome silencing factor, translating into MSQTNFSNLVDEIVEGMDDLKASNITILDLRNIENSICSFFVIGEGNSNTQVKAISNSVEKRVRENLKDKPWHVEGLENAEWVLMDYVDTVVHIFQPETRKFYDLESLWGDAELHHFEAKK; encoded by the coding sequence ATGTCGCAAACGAACTTTTCGAATCTGGTTGACGAAATTGTAGAAGGAATGGATGATCTGAAAGCATCCAACATTACCATTCTCGATCTTCGAAATATTGAAAACTCTATCTGCTCCTTTTTCGTTATTGGAGAAGGAAACTCAAATACTCAAGTCAAAGCAATCAGTAATTCGGTTGAAAAAAGAGTGCGCGAGAATCTGAAGGATAAACCCTGGCATGTTGAAGGATTAGAAAACGCGGAGTGGGTATTAATGGATTACGTTGACACAGTAGTTCATATCTTCCAGCCCGAGACTCGCAAATTTTATGATTTAGAGAGCCTCTGGGGTGATGCTGAGCTTCATCATTTTGAAGCGAAGAAATAA
- the ftsH gene encoding ATP-dependent zinc metalloprotease FtsH — translation MENEKDNKEQLRKLKEQFSRNSGEKPNGNNKGGPGGDPRRRFNIYWIYAIIALFLIALQLLHSVGSDQKQINFDDFTAMIERGDVNKVKIINEKIVQVYLTKDALDSGLEEYKGLKDNPMGPGVDGPHFSFEMPYEAYKENMSYFYEQHPELKGKRITPHFEEVKDYFGGTLSYLIPFILLIGIWIFIMRRMSGGGGGPGAQIFNIGKSKAQLFDQNTNVKITFKNVAGLEGAKEEVQEIVSFLKDPDRYTSLGGKIPKGALLVGPPGTGKTLLAKAVAGEAKVPFFSLSGSDFVEMFVGVGASRVRDLFKQAKEKSPSIIFIDEIDAIGRARGKNALSGGNDERENTLNQLLTEMDGFGTNEHVIVLAATNRADILDKALLRAGRFDRQIFVDLPELNERKEIFKVHLAPLKLAPKVDSDFLARQTPGFSGADIANVCNEAALIAARKDKKAIDQQDFLDAVDRIIGGLEKKSKIISHEEKKIIAHHEAGHATVSWLLEHAHPLVKVTIVPRGRSLGAAWYLPEERQLTNTDQILDEMCAALGGRAAEEIIFGKISTGALSDLEKVTKQARAMVTIYGLNAKLGNITYYDSQNGNEMGFTKPYSERTAQIIDEEISKIIENQYLRAKELLTDNQEKLIELAELLLEKEVIFKENLEEIFGKRRWKSRDEVLHEENHPEEELNKDPEASTEEAESTDLPA, via the coding sequence ATGGAAAACGAAAAAGATAACAAGGAACAACTGCGGAAACTGAAAGAACAGTTCTCGCGTAATTCCGGAGAAAAACCCAATGGCAATAATAAAGGCGGCCCCGGTGGGGATCCTCGTCGCCGGTTCAATATTTATTGGATCTATGCTATTATCGCCCTTTTCCTAATCGCCCTGCAACTCTTACACTCTGTAGGAAGCGATCAAAAGCAAATCAATTTTGATGATTTCACCGCCATGATCGAACGCGGTGATGTGAATAAGGTGAAAATCATCAATGAAAAGATTGTTCAGGTATACCTAACTAAGGATGCACTGGATTCTGGCCTGGAAGAATACAAAGGCCTGAAGGACAACCCTATGGGTCCTGGTGTAGATGGTCCTCATTTTAGCTTTGAGATGCCTTATGAGGCTTACAAAGAAAATATGAGCTACTTCTATGAGCAGCATCCTGAACTAAAAGGCAAACGTATCACTCCTCATTTCGAGGAAGTGAAAGACTATTTCGGTGGTACCTTATCCTATCTAATTCCCTTTATTCTCTTAATCGGAATCTGGATCTTCATTATGCGCCGTATGAGCGGTGGTGGCGGTGGCCCCGGAGCGCAAATCTTCAACATCGGTAAATCCAAAGCTCAGCTCTTTGATCAAAACACCAATGTTAAGATCACCTTTAAAAATGTGGCTGGTTTGGAAGGCGCCAAAGAAGAGGTACAAGAAATTGTAAGCTTCTTGAAAGATCCCGATCGTTATACTTCCTTAGGAGGTAAAATCCCCAAAGGTGCTTTATTAGTAGGCCCTCCTGGAACTGGTAAAACCTTATTAGCCAAAGCGGTTGCAGGCGAAGCTAAGGTTCCTTTCTTCTCCCTTTCAGGATCCGACTTCGTGGAGATGTTTGTGGGTGTTGGAGCTTCTCGGGTTCGTGACCTCTTTAAGCAAGCCAAGGAAAAATCTCCTTCCATCATTTTCATTGATGAGATTGATGCCATTGGTAGAGCCCGTGGTAAAAATGCCCTTTCGGGCGGAAACGACGAAAGAGAAAATACCCTTAACCAGCTTTTAACTGAGATGGACGGTTTCGGCACCAATGAACATGTTATTGTTTTAGCCGCTACCAACCGTGCTGATATTTTGGATAAAGCCCTATTAAGAGCCGGTCGCTTTGATCGTCAGATTTTCGTGGATCTTCCCGAATTGAACGAGCGCAAAGAAATCTTTAAGGTACACCTGGCTCCTTTGAAATTAGCTCCCAAAGTGGATTCTGATTTCTTGGCCCGTCAAACTCCAGGGTTTAGCGGCGCTGATATTGCCAATGTTTGTAATGAAGCCGCCCTTATCGCCGCTCGTAAAGACAAAAAAGCGATTGATCAGCAAGACTTCCTGGATGCGGTTGACCGTATCATTGGTGGCTTGGAGAAGAAAAGCAAAATCATTTCTCATGAAGAGAAAAAGATCATCGCCCATCATGAAGCAGGTCACGCTACCGTAAGTTGGTTATTGGAACATGCCCATCCTCTGGTAAAGGTTACCATTGTTCCCCGTGGTCGCTCCTTAGGCGCAGCTTGGTATTTACCAGAAGAAAGACAGCTTACCAATACCGATCAGATTTTGGATGAGATGTGTGCAGCCCTTGGAGGAAGAGCCGCTGAAGAAATCATTTTCGGAAAAATCTCTACTGGTGCTCTTAGCGATTTGGAGAAAGTAACCAAGCAAGCTAGAGCGATGGTTACCATTTACGGATTGAATGCCAAGCTTGGAAACATCACGTATTACGATTCTCAGAATGGTAATGAAATGGGATTCACCAAGCCTTATAGCGAGCGTACTGCTCAAATTATTGATGAAGAAATCAGTAAGATTATTGAAAATCAATATTTAAGAGCAAAAGAGCTATTAACAGACAATCAGGAAAAACTTATCGAGTTAGCTGAATTGTTACTCGAAAAAGAAGTTATTTTTAAGGAAAATTTAGAGGAGATCTTTGGCAAACGGAGATGGAAGAGCAGAGATGAAGTGCTGCATGAAGAAAACCATCCTGAAGAAGAATTAAACAAAGACCCTGAAGCTTCTACCGAAGAAGCGGAAAGTACTGATCTCCCGGCTTAA
- a CDS encoding LUD domain-containing protein: MAEQKSKKGLLGRFMDILSGRPTENSQTEELDKPVIEFSAEESDPTDLGFVKKFTASGGKFLYCEDEGEAFHFLRQIMDESGLGQVYCTDPNLISILRKAEVNVHENDWTNSDAFCTSCEYLVSFNGGIMISANQLHGKKLEDLPETFITIGRTSQITDNLRSALAGIRVRYKNNLPSQITTIKGPKKVENLEENDQGKICNKEIYLLLLEDQL; encoded by the coding sequence ATGGCGGAGCAAAAATCAAAAAAAGGCTTGCTCGGTCGTTTCATGGATATCTTATCCGGAAGACCAACAGAAAATTCCCAGACTGAAGAGCTGGACAAGCCTGTTATTGAATTCTCCGCCGAAGAGTCGGATCCCACAGATTTAGGATTTGTAAAGAAATTTACCGCTTCGGGCGGTAAGTTTCTTTATTGTGAAGATGAAGGGGAAGCCTTTCATTTTTTACGTCAGATAATGGATGAATCCGGATTGGGTCAGGTCTATTGCACCGACCCCAATTTGATATCCATCCTGCGCAAAGCAGAGGTTAATGTTCATGAGAATGACTGGACCAATAGCGATGCTTTTTGCACCTCTTGCGAATATTTAGTGAGCTTTAATGGTGGGATAATGATCTCAGCCAATCAGCTTCACGGCAAGAAATTAGAAGACCTGCCCGAAACCTTTATTACCATCGGACGTACCAGTCAGATCACAGATAATCTTCGTTCTGCCCTGGCAGGCATTAGAGTTCGTTATAAGAACAATTTACCCTCACAGATTACTACGATAAAAGGACCCAAAAAGGTCGAGAACCTGGAAGAAAACGACCAGGGGAAAATTTGTAATAAGGAGATTTACCTGCTACTCCTGGAAGATCAGCTTTAA
- a CDS encoding phosphatidate cytidylyltransferase, whose amino-acid sequence MNNLITRSLSGIVYVLLILMSTFYIPQGSFLLAGILGSLALIEWHNFKPEAHKRGHSVFSVLILLMSLAYFSPEISAISKAAMALISLVLILMMVLQNIFVENSQKALDSLFRNVFGLFYIVPALLSLAFLGEHSWVLAGVFIMIWCFDSFAYLVGKYLGSHKLMPRISPNKTWEGFIGGSLFSALAAALLWNYSGVEFLKLWHWLSLSFLVVLSATFGDLFESALKRKHNLKDSGKMMPGHGGILDRIDSLLFAMPVTFLFLNLIATNKL is encoded by the coding sequence ATGAACAACCTTATTACCCGAAGCTTAAGTGGGATTGTCTACGTTCTGCTCATTTTGATGAGTACCTTCTACATTCCTCAAGGTTCCTTTTTATTAGCAGGTATTCTGGGTAGCCTCGCCTTAATCGAATGGCACAATTTTAAACCGGAAGCCCATAAGCGTGGACATTCCGTTTTCTCGGTCCTTATCCTCTTAATGAGCCTAGCTTATTTCAGCCCCGAAATAAGTGCTATTTCCAAAGCAGCCATGGCCTTAATAAGCTTGGTTTTGATTCTGATGATGGTCTTGCAAAACATTTTTGTAGAGAACTCTCAAAAGGCTCTGGATAGCTTGTTCCGTAATGTATTTGGCCTTTTCTATATAGTACCTGCCCTTTTGAGCTTGGCCTTCCTTGGGGAGCATAGCTGGGTGTTGGCCGGCGTATTCATTATGATTTGGTGCTTCGACTCCTTTGCCTATTTGGTGGGTAAATATTTAGGCTCTCATAAATTAATGCCGCGTATCTCTCCCAATAAAACCTGGGAAGGTTTCATTGGTGGCTCCCTCTTTTCAGCTTTGGCAGCGGCGCTACTTTGGAACTATTCCGGTGTAGAATTCCTAAAACTTTGGCATTGGCTCAGCTTGTCCTTTCTGGTGGTATTGAGTGCTACCTTTGGTGATCTTTTTGAATCAGCGCTGAAACGCAAGCATAATCTGAAAGACAGCGGAAAAATGATGCCTGGCCATGGAGGAATTTTAGATCGAATTGACAGTTTGCTCTTTGCCATGCCCGTGACCTTCTTATTTTTGAATTTAATAGCCACCAACAAACTATGA
- a CDS encoding phosphatidylserine decarboxylase family protein translates to MIRIHHEGFRILLQTLVILGLINFLVIWLSDMEWLENSVLFLSLVVYILVLQFFRNPKRFPPQGDDIVIAPADGKIVAIEEIEEPEYFKKKMLQISIFMSPLNVHVNRYPVPGTVKYSQYHAGAYLVAWHPKSSTLNERTAVVVENPSGVEVMHKQIAGAVARRIINYAKVGSKAIQGADCGFIRFGSRVDIVLPLDANILVKVGDKARGGEQILAELK, encoded by the coding sequence ATGATACGCATCCACCACGAAGGATTTCGAATCCTCCTCCAAACTCTGGTCATTTTAGGTCTGATCAACTTTTTGGTGATCTGGTTAAGTGATATGGAGTGGTTGGAAAATAGCGTACTCTTTTTAAGCCTGGTGGTATATATCCTGGTACTGCAATTCTTCCGCAATCCGAAGCGCTTTCCTCCTCAAGGTGATGATATTGTTATTGCTCCTGCCGATGGAAAGATTGTAGCCATCGAGGAAATCGAAGAACCTGAATACTTCAAAAAGAAAATGCTGCAGATCAGCATTTTCATGTCGCCCTTAAACGTTCATGTGAATCGCTATCCGGTTCCAGGAACGGTTAAATACTCTCAATACCATGCCGGAGCCTATTTGGTGGCTTGGCACCCAAAATCCAGTACCTTAAATGAGCGTACAGCAGTGGTGGTAGAAAACCCTTCCGGTGTTGAGGTAATGCACAAACAAATTGCCGGAGCGGTAGCCCGACGAATTATTAATTATGCCAAAGTGGGTTCCAAGGCCATTCAAGGGGCCGACTGTGGTTTTATTCGCTTTGGATCAAGGGTAGATATCGTTCTGCCATTGGATGCCAACATTTTAGTTAAAGTTGGTGATAAAGCCCGCGGCGGAGAACAAATTTTAGCTGAATTAAAGTGA
- a CDS encoding acyl-CoA-binding protein — translation MHSDLDIEFEKYVKIGNDMPPQAADDMLIAYAFYKQATVGDVQGDRPTESSNVVQTFKFDAWRRLEGMPMEEAKKRYIQTIIELEARLKKPKA, via the coding sequence ATGCACAGCGATCTGGACATAGAATTTGAGAAGTATGTGAAAATTGGCAATGATATGCCGCCTCAGGCTGCAGACGATATGCTAATAGCATATGCTTTTTACAAACAGGCTACTGTAGGAGATGTGCAAGGAGATCGACCAACTGAATCCAGTAATGTGGTGCAAACCTTTAAATTCGATGCTTGGCGTCGATTGGAAGGCATGCCCATGGAAGAAGCCAAGAAGCGCTACATCCAAACCATTATTGAACTAGAAGCTCGACTTAAAAAACCAAAGGCTTAG
- the cmk gene encoding (d)CMP kinase codes for MKGIRIAVDGYSSTGKSTMARQLAAALNFRYIDTGAMYRAVTYWALEQGYFQSGSLDKAKLITSLSRLNLDFQFSESEGKPVIHVNGRAVEREIRGAEVASKVSIVAQISEVRRFLVKQQQAIAEAGSVVMDGRDIASVVMPDAELKIFMTADPKVRAQRRFAELQSKGMEMTLEEVAKNLEERDYLDTHREDSPLIQTEDALVLDNTNLGMEEQLNLALGWAKERQA; via the coding sequence ATGAAGGGGATTAGAATTGCAGTAGACGGTTATTCGTCTACCGGTAAAAGTACCATGGCCCGTCAATTGGCCGCAGCCTTAAATTTTCGCTATATCGATACCGGAGCCATGTACCGAGCCGTAACATATTGGGCATTGGAGCAGGGCTATTTCCAATCTGGAAGCTTGGATAAGGCAAAGCTTATTACCTCATTATCGCGATTGAATCTGGATTTCCAATTCAGCGAAAGCGAAGGCAAGCCGGTGATCCATGTAAATGGAAGGGCAGTTGAAAGGGAAATTCGCGGAGCAGAAGTAGCTTCCAAGGTGAGTATAGTGGCTCAGATTTCAGAGGTTCGTCGCTTTTTGGTAAAGCAACAGCAAGCTATTGCTGAGGCAGGATCTGTAGTGATGGATGGTCGGGATATTGCATCGGTGGTAATGCCAGATGCGGAGTTAAAGATCTTTATGACGGCCGATCCTAAGGTAAGAGCTCAAAGGCGCTTTGCTGAACTGCAGAGCAAAGGCATGGAAATGACTTTAGAGGAAGTAGCTAAAAACCTGGAAGAGCGGGATTATCTGGATACGCATCGAGAAGATTCGCCTCTTATCCAAACCGAAGATGCCTTGGTTTTAGACAATACAAACCTCGGCATGGAGGAGCAATTGAATCTGGCCCTGGGCTGGGCTAAAGAACGACAGGCCTAA
- the porQ gene encoding type IX secretion system protein PorQ: MRKLFIFLCLVPLFAQAQLGGRTTYQFLNNIASARVAGQGSNAIANTVEDLNFALYNPSLLRKEMSGQITSSFVDYVADIRFADIAYAQNFDSVGTFFLQLQYFDYGEFDRANVIGIRQGTFTGNDMAVNIGYSYRLDSTWSFGATMKVINSVYDTWSSWGLAWDAGVTYQIPKRRIAVALVMKNAGFQLNPYADVKEDLPFELQLGFSNRFEHMPLRWQITLEHLESFDLRYTDPTAFTVNQFTGEVEENFPSIWNNLLRHVVIGAEFAPSESFNLQFGYSFRRRQELNLDSRRTVAGFSVGGGIRISKFYLHYSRNMYHIAGGANQLTLRTSLDEFRKKKNEGD, from the coding sequence ATGAGAAAACTGTTCATATTCCTCTGCCTGGTACCCCTTTTTGCCCAAGCTCAGTTGGGAGGCCGTACTACTTATCAGTTTTTAAATAATATCGCCTCTGCCAGAGTTGCTGGTCAGGGGAGTAATGCCATCGCCAATACGGTGGAGGATCTCAACTTTGCCCTCTATAATCCATCCCTCTTACGCAAGGAGATGAGTGGTCAGATCACCAGTTCCTTTGTTGATTATGTAGCAGATATTCGTTTTGCAGATATTGCCTATGCTCAGAATTTTGATAGTGTAGGTACATTTTTTCTGCAATTACAGTATTTCGATTATGGCGAATTCGATCGCGCCAATGTAATTGGGATTCGCCAAGGAACCTTCACTGGTAACGATATGGCGGTGAATATTGGATATTCCTATCGCTTGGATTCTACCTGGTCATTTGGGGCTACCATGAAGGTGATTAACTCTGTGTATGATACTTGGAGTTCTTGGGGTTTGGCTTGGGATGCCGGGGTAACCTACCAAATTCCAAAACGTAGAATTGCCGTGGCTTTGGTGATGAAAAATGCCGGTTTTCAGCTAAATCCCTATGCCGACGTAAAAGAGGACTTACCCTTCGAATTGCAATTAGGTTTTTCCAATCGTTTTGAACATATGCCCTTGCGCTGGCAGATTACCCTGGAGCATTTAGAATCTTTTGATTTACGCTATACCGATCCTACTGCATTTACGGTAAATCAATTTACTGGGGAGGTGGAAGAGAATTTCCCATCGATTTGGAATAACCTCTTACGCCATGTGGTGATTGGGGCAGAATTTGCTCCTTCAGAATCTTTTAACCTCCAATTTGGATATAGTTTCCGTCGTCGACAAGAACTGAATTTGGATAGCCGCAGAACGGTAGCCGGATTTTCAGTTGGGGGCGGGATCCGAATCTCCAAATTCTATCTGCATTACAGTCGTAATATGTACCACATCGCTGGTGGTGCCAATCAACTTACCCTCCGAACTAGTTTAGACGAGTTCCGAAAAAAGAAAAATGAAGGGGATTAG